One Channa argus isolate prfri chromosome 15, Channa argus male v1.0, whole genome shotgun sequence DNA segment encodes these proteins:
- the cdk21 gene encoding cyclin-dependent kinase 6, with amino-acid sequence MDMSGRSLCYELLAKVGEGSYGTVYKAREMGEKQRILAVKKLNIRGDTSETGIPPVMIREVALLYKMKQFNHPNIVKLLDASVVAVGRSLNLTLVLEYIDQDLSTFLSKVPSSGLSHDSIKNVMLQLLQGLDFLHTNMVLHRDLKPENILVSSRGEIKIADFGLARIYTFNIALTPGVVTLWYRAPEVLLNSVYMSSVDMWSVGCILAELFLLRPLFQGYTEVQQLHKIFEVIGLPDEEDWPKDSPIPYTITLGSKGTCTNLLPTLGPDENDLLAQCLAFIPSSRISAAKALAHPFFKKH; translated from the exons ATGGACATGAGCGGCAGGAGTTTGTGCTACGAGCTTCTGGCAAAAGTTGGGGAAGGCTCCTACGGAACAGTGTACAAAGCCAGAGAAATGGGGGAGAAGCAGCGCATCCTGGCGGTGAAGAAACTCAACATCCGTGGAGACACGTCGGAGACCGGGATCCCCCCCGTCATGATCCGAGAGGTGGCGCTGCTGtataaaatgaaacagtttAACCATCCCAACATAGTCAA GTTGTTGGATGCCTCTGTTGTAGCAGTGGGCAGGAGTTTGAACCTCACGCTGGTGTTGGAATACATTGACCAGGACctgtccactttcctctctaAGGTTCCTTCTTCTGGACTGAGCCATGACTCTATAAAG aatgtgatgctgcagctgctgcaagGGTTGGACttcttacacacaaacatggtaCTGCATCGTGACTTAAAACCAGAGAACATCCTGGTCAGCAGCCGTGGAGAAATCAAGATAGCGGATTTTGGACTGGCACGCATCTACACCTTTAATATCGCTCTCACTCCTGGT GTGGTGACGCTCTGGTACAGAGCCCCTGAGGTGCTACTGAACTCTGTCTACATGTCTTCAGTAGATATGTGGAGCGTCGGTTGCATCCTCGCCGAGCTCTTCCTCTTGAG ACCCTTGTTTCAAGGATACACAGAGGTGCAGCAGCTGCATAAAATCTTTGA AGTCATTGGTTTACCTGATGAGGAGGACTGGCCCAAGGACAGCCCAATTCCATACACAATCACCTTGGGATCAAAAGGCACCTGCACAAACCTGCTTCCCACACTGGGCCCAGATGAGAACGACCTACTAGCT CAATGTTTGGCATTCATACCAAGCAGTCGCATCTCAGCTGCAAAAGCTCTGGCTCATCCTTTCTTCAAGAAGCACTGA